Sequence from the Bryobacteraceae bacterium genome:
AAGCCGGTGTTCCACGCGCAAGGAACGGTCACCGCCGGAAATTCGTCCCAGACGAGCGACGGAGCCGCGGCGGCGATGGTGATGTCGGAACGGCGCGCGCGGGCGCTCGGGTTGAAGCCGATGGCGCGATTCGTCAGCTTCGCCGTGGGCGGCGTGCCTCCGGAGATCATGGGCATCGGTCCGGTGGTGGCGATTCCGAAGGCGCTAGCCGCGGCCGGGCTCAAGCTCGACGATATCGGCGTCATCGAGTTGAACGAGGCGTTCGCCTGCCAGGCGCTCGCCGTGATGGACCTTGCCGGGCTCGATCCGGAGCGTGTGAACGTGAACGGCGGCGCCGTCGCGCTGGGCCATCCGCTCGGCTGCACCGGCGCCAAGCTCACCGCAAGCATCCTGCGTGAGATGCGCCGGCGCGAATCACGCTACGGCATGGTCACCATGTGCGTCGGCGGAGGCCAGGGCGCCGCCGGCATCTTTGAACTGATCTAGGAAGGAGGCCCACGAATGGCCGCACCAGCCACTGTCAGCAATTCCATCGGCGGCGGTTTCCTGCTGCGGGAAACACCCGCGGAGGAAGTTTTCACCCCGGAGGATTTCACCGACGAACACCTGGCCATTGCCCGTACCACCGACGAATTCTTCGAAAAGGAAGTGGCGCCGAACCTGGAAGCGATCCAGCATCACGAGCCCGGCGTCGCGGTCGGCATTTTGCGCAAGTCGGCCGAACTCGGCCTCACCGCGGTTGTGGTTCCCGAACGCTTCGGCGGCATGGAAATGGATTTCACCTCCGCCATGGTGGTCGCCGAGCACCTCGCCCGCGACGGATCTTATTCCGGCTGGCACGGCGGCCACAGCGGCATCGGAACGCTCCCGTTGCTGTTGTTCGGCACTGAGGATCAGAAGCAGCGCTATCTCCCACGTCTGGCGAGCGCCGAACTCGTGGGCGCCTACTGCCTGAGCGAACCGCAAGCCGGCTCCGACGCGCTGGCGGCGAAGACGCGCGCAGACCTGAGCGAAGACGGCGCCCACTACATCCTCAACGGCCAGAAGATGTGGATCACCAACGGCGGCGCGGCGGATCTGTTCACCGTTTTCGCCAAGATCGGCGGGGAACAGTTCAGCGCGTTTCTCGTGGAGCGCGCCTGGCCCGGCGTTTCCTCCGGCGCCGAAGAAAGAAAGATGGGCATCAAGGGCAGCTCGACCACGGCCGTCTATTTCGACAACGTCCGCGTGCCGAAGGAGAACCTGCTCGGCGAGCCCGGCCGCGGACACATCATCGCATTCAACATTCTGAATATCGGCCGGCTGAAACTGGGCCCGGGTACGGTGGGCGGCGCCAAACGCGTGCTGGCGGAGTGCCTCAAGTACTCGAAAGAACGGGTGGCGTTCGGCAAACCCATCGGCGAGTTCGGAATGATCCGGCACAAGCTGGCCGAGATGGCGATTCGCATCTTCGCGTCGGAGACGATGAGTTACCGCGTAAATGGAATGATCGAGAGCCTGCTCCACGATTTTTCCTGGGACATGCCGGATGCCTCCAACGTGATGATGAAGGCGGTGGAGGAGTTCGCCGCTGAGTGTTCCTTCGTCAAAGTGTTCGCGAGCGAGGTGCTCGACTACGTCGCCGACGAAGGCGTCCAGATCCATGGCGGCTACGGCTACCATCAGGACTATCTCGTCGAGCGCGCGTATCGCGATTCGCGCATCAACCGCATCTTCGAAGGCACCAACGAGATCAACCGGATGCTGTCGGCCGGGATGCTGCTGAAGCGCGCGCAGCGCGGCCGCCTGGGCCTCGTCGAGGCGGTGAAGAAGCTGCAGGGCGAGATCCTTTCCGGTCCTTCGGCCAGCGGCGGCGGCGCTGAACGGACGCTCGTGGCCAACGCGAAGAAGGTGGCGCTGCTGTGCCTGGGAGTGGCCTATCAACGCTACCTCACGACACTCGATGAGCAACAGGAGATCCTCGCCGCCATCGCCGATATCTGCATCCAGGCGTTCGCGATGGAGTCCGTCGTGTTGCGCGCCGAGCGCATTGAGGCCGGCGGCAAAGGCGCCATCGCCTCCGGCATGGCCGCCGTATTCGCCCGGGAAGCGATGGAGGAGGTTGAACGGTCCGCGCGCGCGGTGATCGCCGGGTGCGCCGAAGGCGACGATCTTCGCATGAACCTCACCGTATTGCGGCGCTTCACGAAGTTCGAGCCGGTGAATGCGATCGCGATGCGGCGCGCCATCGCCGGGCGATTGATGGAAGCCGGCAAGTACATCCTGTAGCGGTGCCCTCGCCGAAAGCACCCCTGCCGAAAGTGATCTTGCTGGTGGGCCTGCCCGGTTCCGGGAAGTCGACATGGGCCGCGGAACAGGGCTTGCCAGTGCTTTCTTCCGACGCCGTGCGCGGGCTGCTCGCCGACGATGAACGCGATCAGACGATCCACGCGAAGGTGTTCGCCGCCATCCGCTACCTGCTGCGGCAACGCGTTGCGATCGGGCGCCTGGTAACTTGCATCGACGCCACGCACCTCACCCCGCGCGAACGGCGCCCCTACCTGCGAATGACGGGCGTCCAAGTAGAGGCGGTCTGGTTCGACGTCCCGGTGGAGGTCTGCAAGGAGCGTAACCGCGGCCGGGCGCGAGTGGTGCCGGAGGCGGTCATCGACGCCATGGCGGCGCGCATGGTGCGGCCGGCGCGCGCCGAGGGGTTCGCGCGCGTCCGAGTGGTCCGGAACGCGGGTCCACGCCTTTGACTTATTTAAGTCGCCGCGATACTCTGAGGTCGATGAAAGCGCGGCGAACAAGTATCGACATCCCGGAAACGCTGCACCGGAAACTGCGCGAAGCCGCCGCCAGGCGGGGGTGCTCAGCGCGCCAGTTGATCCTGGAGAGCATTGAGCGCGTGGTTGCCGAAGCGAATCCCACTACTCCCCGGCGGCGGCTCGACCTCAGCAAGCCGATCGTGCCTTCTCGCGGCAGGCCGTTCAATCTGACCTCCGAGCAGATTCATGAGCTTATTGTGTTTCCCTGACGTCAATGTCTGGCTGGCGCTGTCAATGGGCGGCCACGCCCAGAGACAAGTCGCGGTGGACTGGTGGCGAAACGATCACTCAGACACGATTGCTTTTTGCCGCCTGACGCAAGTGAGTGTTCTTCGCCTCCTCACGACGGCGGAAGCCATGAACGGGAAGCCTCTGACGATGCCGCAAGCGTGGGCAGCCTACGACCAGTTCTTCGGAGACGATCGCGTCCGCCTTGCACCGGAACCTCCCGAAGTCGAACTCTGCCTCCGCCGCATGAGTTCCCTGCGGCGCGCCTCACCCAAGCTTTGGGCGGACGCCTACCTATCCGCCTGCGCGGAGGCCGCCGGTGGAACCGTCATTACCTTCGATCGCGCCCTCGCCCGGCGGGCTCCGCGTTCCCTTCTGCTCACCCGCTGACCGTTCCCACCTCGCATACAATGGTGCGAGGAAATTCCCATGAACCGACGCAATCTCCTTAAGATCACCGGCTCGGCGGCCGTCACGGCCGCCCTCGCGAAGAAAGAGGCCCAAGGCGCCGCCCTCGCCGCGCAGGCCGCCCGTGGGGCGCCGTCGCCAAAGATCAAAGACGTCCAGGTGATCGCCACCGCCCCGGCGGGCCTCCGCCTCGTCGTCGTGAAGGTGACCACGGACCAGGACGGCCTCTACGGCTACGGCTGCGGCACCTACACACAGCGCGCCGACCTCGTGGTGCCCGCCGTGGAAAAGTACCTGAAGCCGCTGCTCGTCGGCCGCCCCGCCGACCGCATCGAGGACCTCTGGCAAGCCATGTACAACTCCTCCTACTGGCGCAACGGCCCGGTTCTCAACAACGCCATCAGCGGCGTTGACCAGGCGTTGTGGGACATCAAGGGCCGGCAGTGCGGCGTGCCCGTGTATCAACTCCTGGGTGGCAAGGTGCGCGAGGCGGCCGATTGCTACGGCCACGCCTCCGGGCAGGAGATCCCGCAAGTGATCGAGAGCGCGCGCAGCTACATGTCGCGCGGATTCCGCCACGTTCGCGTTCAGATCGGCATGCCGGCGGGGATGTCCGGATACGGCAGCCGTTCCGGCGCGTCCGGAAACACGGGCTCACTCCACAACGACCCGGTCTACGAGCCCGCCATCTACATCCGCCGCGCGCTGAAGATGTTCGAGGCGTGCCGCAAGGAGTTGGGCGACGAGATCGAGCTCTGCCACGACGTCCACGAGCGGATCAGCCCGACGCAGGCTCTGCTGTTCTGCAAGGACGTGGAGCAGTTCAAACTCTTCTTCCTCGAAGATCCGTTCTCACCGGAGGACCTCGCCTGGTTCCGGCTGACGCGCCAGCAGTGCGCCACACCGATCGCGATGGGCGAGCTCTTCAATTCGCCGCACGAATGGAGCCCGTTGATTGCCGAAAGGCTCATCGACTTCATCCGCGTGCACGTGACGCAGGCCGGCGGACTCACGCCGTGCCGCAAGATGGCGATCATGGGCGAGGCATTCGGCGTGAAAACGGCTTGGCACGGTCCGGGCGACGTCTCGCCGATCGGCCACGCCGCCAACGTGACGCTCGACTTGGTCTCGTGGAACTTCGGGATTCAGGAATACTCGCCGTTCAACGAAGCCTCACAGGAGGTCTTCCAGGGCTGCCCGCGCATGGAGAACGGATATCTCTACGCGAACGAGAAGCCGGGCTGGGGAATTGAGGTGAATGAGGCTGCGGCGAAGAAGTATCCGTTCGGGAGCGAGCGCGGCGATCGAGGGAAGCTCAACGGAGGCTGGGGCATCATCCGGCGGCGCGACGGCACGGTGATCAAGCAGTAGCCGCTACCATCCGATTCGGCGGATGCCGCGAACCCGGTCGAAATGCTCATCGCGCGCAACGATCGGGAGGTCGTGTTCCCGCGCCAGCGCCGCGATCCGGATCTCGTTGCCGGGAATCGGCGTGCCGGCATTCTTCAGCTCCTGGGCGTACCAGGGCGTAGTAGCTGGCCGTGGCCCGCTCAACCGGCAGGATACGAAATGCCGGGCATCCACCGTTCATCCTCAATCGCTTGATTGATTCGAACGTTCTCCCGATGGAATCGGCGCAAGCCCCCCAAAGGCGCCCATCCACGGCGGCTCCTGACTGGCTTCCTCGCGAACACCGAGTTTGGCGGCGACGGCCTCTGTTACGAATTCCTTGAGACTCTTCCCTTCTCCGGCCGCGGTGGCCTTTGCTCGGCGGAACAAGGCGTCCGGAATCTCAATCGTTGTCTTCATCGACCCATTTCCCGTAATTATGGGTTCGATGACTCCCGCCACAACGGCAGCGCCAGCACGGCCCACAGCGCCGCCGGCACCAGGATCAACACCCCAACGGCAATACTGACGTGGCGGATCGCGGCGCCAGCATCCACCGCAGATCCGGAGAGCCAGGTGCTCGCCGTCATCGCCATCACCAGGAACGCGAAGTCGGCGGAGAACACGCGTCCGCGAAACCGGTCGTCGGCCTGATGCTGAATCATTGTGGTCGAGAACACCCAGATCGTCGCCCCGCCGGCGTGCGCCAGAGTCACGCAGGCCATCGCCGTGAGAATATCCGGCGCGAACGCAAGCGCCACGTAGCCCGCCGAGGCGGCAAAGAACCCGAATAGAATCCCGCGGCGTAAGCGCCGATGGTCGCCGCTTGCCCAGTAACCGCCGAGCACGGGCCCGATCAGCGACCCCACGCCCCGCGCACCCATCAGCAGACTCATCCCGAGCATCGCGCTCGCTCCCATGCGGAACACGCGCTCGCCGAAGACCGAGAGGATGATGTAGTTCGCGCCCATGAACCCGAGCCCGGCCTTGGAAAGCAGCGTCGCC
This genomic interval carries:
- a CDS encoding AAA family ATPase, with product MPSPKAPLPKVILLVGLPGSGKSTWAAEQGLPVLSSDAVRGLLADDERDQTIHAKVFAAIRYLLRQRVAIGRLVTCIDATHLTPRERRPYLRMTGVQVEAVWFDVPVEVCKERNRGRARVVPEAVIDAMAARMVRPARAEGFARVRVVRNAGPRL
- a CDS encoding acyl-CoA dehydrogenase family protein, translated to MAAPATVSNSIGGGFLLRETPAEEVFTPEDFTDEHLAIARTTDEFFEKEVAPNLEAIQHHEPGVAVGILRKSAELGLTAVVVPERFGGMEMDFTSAMVVAEHLARDGSYSGWHGGHSGIGTLPLLLFGTEDQKQRYLPRLASAELVGAYCLSEPQAGSDALAAKTRADLSEDGAHYILNGQKMWITNGGAADLFTVFAKIGGEQFSAFLVERAWPGVSSGAEERKMGIKGSSTTAVYFDNVRVPKENLLGEPGRGHIIAFNILNIGRLKLGPGTVGGAKRVLAECLKYSKERVAFGKPIGEFGMIRHKLAEMAIRIFASETMSYRVNGMIESLLHDFSWDMPDASNVMMKAVEEFAAECSFVKVFASEVLDYVADEGVQIHGGYGYHQDYLVERAYRDSRINRIFEGTNEINRMLSAGMLLKRAQRGRLGLVEAVKKLQGEILSGPSASGGGAERTLVANAKKVALLCLGVAYQRYLTTLDEQQEILAAIADICIQAFAMESVVLRAERIEAGGKGAIASGMAAVFAREAMEEVERSARAVIAGCAEGDDLRMNLTVLRRFTKFEPVNAIAMRRAIAGRLMEAGKYIL
- a CDS encoding enolase C-terminal domain-like protein, which codes for MNRRNLLKITGSAAVTAALAKKEAQGAALAAQAARGAPSPKIKDVQVIATAPAGLRLVVVKVTTDQDGLYGYGCGTYTQRADLVVPAVEKYLKPLLVGRPADRIEDLWQAMYNSSYWRNGPVLNNAISGVDQALWDIKGRQCGVPVYQLLGGKVREAADCYGHASGQEIPQVIESARSYMSRGFRHVRVQIGMPAGMSGYGSRSGASGNTGSLHNDPVYEPAIYIRRALKMFEACRKELGDEIELCHDVHERISPTQALLFCKDVEQFKLFFLEDPFSPEDLAWFRLTRQQCATPIAMGELFNSPHEWSPLIAERLIDFIRVHVTQAGGLTPCRKMAIMGEAFGVKTAWHGPGDVSPIGHAANVTLDLVSWNFGIQEYSPFNEASQEVFQGCPRMENGYLYANEKPGWGIEVNEAAAKKYPFGSERGDRGKLNGGWGIIRRRDGTVIKQ
- a CDS encoding TA system VapC family ribonuclease toxin, translating into MSLLCFPDVNVWLALSMGGHAQRQVAVDWWRNDHSDTIAFCRLTQVSVLRLLTTAEAMNGKPLTMPQAWAAYDQFFGDDRVRLAPEPPEVELCLRRMSSLRRASPKLWADAYLSACAEAAGGTVITFDRALARRAPRSLLLTR